From Halotia branconii CENA392, the proteins below share one genomic window:
- a CDS encoding PEP-CTERM sorting domain-containing protein (PEP-CTERM proteins occur, often in large numbers, in the proteomes of bacteria that also encode an exosortase, a predicted intramembrane cysteine proteinase. The presence of a PEP-CTERM domain at a protein's C-terminus predicts cleavage within the sorting domain, followed by covalent anchoring to some some component of the (usually Gram-negative) cell surface. Many PEP-CTERM proteins exhibit an unusual sequence composition that includes large numbers of potential glycosylation sites. Expression of one such protein has been shown restore the ability of a bacterium to form floc, a type of biofilm.), with protein MRNSFSTVLVTTTVAVSTALPVQAATFDFSKLQLISTKPIAANSELSFFGSLDNNEGQTAFFNPDPNALDRGHSEISPNSGNFAPYYATGRNASPENSGATRAASLEEVTNFPNFFNYLNSNSIALNNIGFSYGQKSDRDFKEAWNLGEDKLGQDWLASPTSTIEERIYTANPDAVESYFSLGNTKIVDLGYTPFYVLFEYGETPALEDNIDLFYTEPVKATKVAGLDPLASGLADAFLQDVENNGGNVQLVLEDIAAEDGAFSFGNGFSILNFPLPLSVRAVSVPEPSTILGFLMLAVSGIFAYPKQQKKARNTLK; from the coding sequence ATGCGTAATTCCTTTTCAACTGTCCTTGTTACCACTACTGTTGCAGTCTCGACTGCTTTACCAGTTCAAGCTGCGACTTTCGACTTCAGCAAATTACAATTGATTTCCACAAAACCCATTGCAGCTAATTCCGAATTATCTTTCTTTGGGAGTTTAGATAATAACGAAGGTCAAACAGCATTCTTTAATCCTGACCCGAATGCCTTAGACAGAGGACATTCAGAAATTAGCCCTAATTCAGGAAACTTTGCACCTTACTACGCAACTGGGCGCAATGCTAGCCCTGAAAATAGTGGTGCTACTAGAGCCGCAAGTTTAGAAGAAGTGACAAATTTTCCCAACTTTTTCAATTATTTGAACAGTAACTCGATTGCTCTCAATAATATTGGTTTTAGTTATGGTCAAAAAAGCGATCGCGATTTCAAGGAAGCCTGGAATTTAGGAGAAGATAAACTTGGTCAAGATTGGTTAGCTAGTCCTACTTCAACAATTGAAGAAAGAATTTATACAGCTAATCCTGATGCTGTTGAGAGCTATTTCTCCTTAGGTAATACTAAGATAGTCGATTTAGGATATACCCCTTTTTATGTACTTTTTGAGTACGGTGAAACACCAGCACTTGAAGATAATATTGACCTATTCTATACAGAACCAGTTAAAGCTACAAAAGTCGCTGGTTTAGATCCATTAGCATCAGGTTTAGCAGATGCGTTTTTACAAGACGTAGAAAACAACGGAGGTAATGTTCAGCTAGTTCTAGAAGACATTGCAGCTGAAGATGGTGCTTTTTCATTTGGTAATGGCTTTAGCATCTTAAACTTTCCATTACCTTTATCAGTCCGCGCCGTCTCCGTTCCTGAACCGTCTACAATCTTAGGATTTTTAATGCTTGCAGTTTCAGGTATATTCGCTTATCCAAAACAACAGAAAAAAGCCAGAAATACCTTGAAGTAA
- a CDS encoding cupin domain-containing protein has product MTTSKSYKDLSVLRESLILSKQIVNPVTGDRMTIICSSADSNGEYLKIQFDLPPGAKGSPLHYHGSMRETFEVISGSLTMELGKKRNKKILRSGNKVNVYPGMHHSFWNESDDWVTFISEMYPAGNFEQFITAWYGLGIDGKVNQDGVPTNLLQLALIVQKSDTTIVGQSPFIQKLVLNGLAKIGQILKVDRTLAKYWS; this is encoded by the coding sequence ATGACGACATCAAAATCTTATAAAGATTTGTCGGTTTTACGTGAAAGCCTGATTTTATCAAAACAAATTGTCAATCCTGTAACAGGCGATCGCATGACAATTATTTGCTCTAGTGCTGATAGCAACGGGGAATATTTGAAAATTCAGTTTGACCTCCCACCAGGGGCAAAAGGTAGTCCCTTACATTACCACGGTTCTATGCGTGAGACATTTGAAGTTATCAGCGGCTCACTAACTATGGAACTAGGTAAAAAAAGAAATAAAAAAATACTGCGATCGGGAAATAAAGTAAACGTTTATCCTGGAATGCACCATAGTTTCTGGAATGAATCAGACGACTGGGTAACATTCATTAGTGAAATGTATCCTGCTGGTAATTTCGAGCAATTTATTACAGCTTGGTACGGTCTAGGTATAGACGGAAAAGTAAATCAGGACGGAGTACCTACCAATTTATTGCAACTAGCCTTGATTGTGCAAAAATCTGACACCACAATTGTTGGACAATCCCCATTTATCCAAAAACTAGTACTAAATGGACTAGCTAAAATTGGTCAAATTTTAAAAGTTGATCGAACCCTAGCCAAATATTGGTCGTAA
- a CDS encoding DUF4386 domain-containing protein produces MTNRVQLLRTTGTVLTFLSISINIPYVLLIQNFEYDDILREPANYILTKFYEGGSGLIFTWFVFALLALLFIPASTFLQKVLAREDTTYLSAATMMGVLSGILQSIGLMRWVFVVPVLADQYVQQTTDRATRAAIAVVFQAINQYGGVIIGEHLGQTLLAFWTLGVGLAMLGSPYFKPWIAWFGLFTVPLLILGQSELLATVIPSLPVWEVTPIGFMLWELWLLITGISLLLTANKYENSDKNNRQISRV; encoded by the coding sequence ATGACAAATCGCGTACAACTTTTGAGAACAACAGGTACTGTGTTGACTTTTCTATCTATCTCCATCAACATACCTTACGTTTTGCTGATTCAAAATTTTGAGTACGATGATATTTTGCGTGAACCTGCTAACTACATCCTGACTAAGTTTTACGAAGGTGGTTCTGGACTCATATTTACTTGGTTTGTTTTTGCTTTATTAGCATTGCTATTCATTCCAGCCAGTACTTTTTTACAAAAAGTACTAGCGCGAGAAGATACTACATATTTATCTGCTGCTACCATGATGGGTGTACTTTCCGGTATCTTACAGTCCATTGGACTGATGCGCTGGGTGTTTGTAGTTCCAGTCTTAGCCGATCAGTATGTTCAGCAAACAACCGATAGAGCAACTCGTGCTGCGATCGCAGTTGTCTTTCAAGCAATTAATCAATACGGCGGCGTTATCATCGGCGAACATTTGGGACAAACCCTACTCGCTTTTTGGACATTAGGAGTTGGTTTAGCAATGCTTGGTTCACCCTATTTTAAACCTTGGATTGCTTGGTTTGGTCTTTTCACAGTCCCTCTATTAATTCTCGGACAAAGCGAATTACTTGCAACAGTGATTCCATCTCTACCCGTATGGGAAGTAACTCCGATTGGTTTCATGCTTTGGGAACTGTGGCTGCTAATTACAGGAATTAGTCTACTTTTAACAGCAAATAAATATGAGAATAGCGACAAAAACAATAGGCAAATCTCTAGAGTGTAA
- a CDS encoding spondin domain-containing protein: MAIFRKMGMYFHTLLTATMITTGAVIASPSTAATLRVTVENVAPDQGINLGHFWLGLHDGSFDAFNVGEPASDGVALLAEEQVVGLGARILADFNIPVPQLTDIVINTFAAGTDYGFISPELQSALEAGSDRPAISAILDSIFNSDLDVNDLPPSPGTIAAEFADSPIGKNGGVQDILFYPTLAPIPVVQPPGTTASTVFEVTDPQKNRFFSYATMLYPSDDAFIGNDDPKAIQVFDEQGKFLGADFIVFGNQAWDAGSLVNNEQIFPTRVKVPENGTIQPHPGLKASGEGGVVDSQLDGLSFANADFLNPGYQVAHITITQVDEPATTQGLLVLGSLLSIVTVMSKLKQRKNNLSSHFDS; encoded by the coding sequence ATGGCTATTTTTAGAAAAATGGGTATGTACTTTCATACCTTGCTCACAGCCACAATGATTACAACTGGAGCAGTCATAGCGTCACCATCCACAGCAGCAACTTTAAGAGTTACTGTTGAAAATGTGGCTCCAGACCAGGGAATTAACTTAGGCCATTTCTGGCTAGGCCTTCATGATGGAAGTTTTGATGCTTTCAACGTGGGTGAACCAGCTTCAGATGGAGTTGCTCTTTTAGCTGAAGAACAGGTGGTTGGTCTTGGTGCGAGGATTCTAGCGGATTTTAATATTCCTGTGCCCCAACTTACTGACATAGTGATTAACACTTTTGCAGCGGGTACTGACTATGGTTTTATATCTCCAGAGTTGCAATCTGCGTTAGAAGCAGGTAGCGATCGCCCCGCCATATCTGCAATCCTCGATTCGATTTTTAATTCCGACTTGGATGTGAACGATTTACCTCCCTCACCAGGAACTATTGCTGCTGAGTTTGCTGATAGTCCAATAGGGAAAAATGGCGGTGTTCAAGATATCTTGTTTTATCCAACATTAGCACCAATTCCTGTTGTACAACCTCCTGGAACGACTGCTTCTACAGTTTTTGAAGTCACAGATCCTCAGAAAAATCGTTTCTTCAGCTATGCTACAATGCTTTATCCTAGCGATGATGCTTTCATTGGTAATGATGATCCAAAAGCAATTCAAGTTTTTGATGAGCAAGGAAAATTTTTAGGCGCTGACTTTATTGTTTTTGGTAATCAAGCTTGGGATGCAGGTAGTTTAGTCAATAACGAGCAGATCTTTCCTACACGAGTGAAAGTACCTGAAAACGGCACGATTCAACCTCATCCTGGTTTAAAAGCCTCTGGTGAAGGTGGAGTTGTAGATTCTCAATTAGATGGATTAAGTTTTGCCAATGCTGACTTTTTAAATCCAGGCTATCAGGTAGCACACATAACTATCACGCAAGTAGATGAACCAGCCACCACTCAAGGTTTACTAGTTCTTGGTAGTTTACTGTCAATAGTTACAGTGATGAGTAAACTTAAACAACGCAAAAACAACTTGTCATCACATTTTGACTCATAA